The Desulfocurvus vexinensis DSM 17965 genome segment CAGGCGTCCGGCCTCGCTGGCCACGTCGCAGCCCACGTTGCCCGCGCCGATGACCACCAGCCGCTTGCCGACCTTGGCCGTGCCCGCCTTGGCCGTGCGCAGGAACTCGCCGGCGGGCACCAGGCGTTCCTTGCCGGGCACGGGGATGATGCGCGGTTTCTGCGAGCCCGTGGCCAGCACCACGAAGTCGTTCTCGGCCAGCAGCTTCTCGAAGTCCTCCCGGGTCAGGTCGCGGCCCAGGCTGGTGTGCGCCAGCACGCGGCGGGCGCGGGCCAGCTCGGCGTCAAGCACGTCCTGGGGGATGCGCCCGGCGGGAATCTGGGCGCTGATCTTGCCGCCGAGCTGCTCGGCGCGGTCGTAGACCGTGGCCTCATGGCCCAGCAGGCGCAGCTGCCAGGCCACGGAAATGCCCGCCGGGCCGCCGCCGACGACCGCCACGCGCGCGCCCGACAGGGGCGGCAGCTCGGGGTCGCGGGCGCGCAGGCCCGCGCGGCCCAGGGCCTTGGCGTCCACCGGGGCCATGAGCTGCGTCTGGCGCGTGCAGCCCGACATGCACAGGTTCGGGCACAGATGCCCGCAGACCGTGGCCGGGAAGGGCGTGTAGCGCAGGGCCAGGTCCACGGCCTCGTCCAGCTTGCCCGCGCGGATCAGGCCCCAGCGCTCGCGCACGGGGATGCCGCTGGGGCAGGACGACTGGCAGGGCGGGGCGTATTTGCGGTTTTCCCACACCGGCACATGGCGGCGCAGGTCGCCGGTGGTGATGACCGGGATGGGCGAGCGGTCCAGGCTGGTCAGGTCGCCGATGAGCCCGCCGCGCCCCAGCTCCGCGTCCCAGACCTGGGCTCGGAATTCCTTCATCGTTTTGCGCTTCTTGGACAATTTCTCGTGGGGCGAGCGCGCGGTGAGGCACTGCCACTGCTCGCGCACGGCCAGGGTGGCCAGGGCCTCGGAGCGGCCGATGCGCGCCAGGAAGTCCGCCAGCCCGGCCTCAAGCCAGGCCCAGGCCGCGTCGTCGATCTCCACCAGCTTGGCGTCGGCGGTGGAGAAGCCCTTGTGCGGGCCGCGGAAGTAGATGCGCCCGCCGACCATGCCCACGCAGGGCCGGTAGCCGAGCACGTTCTCGGGGTCGCGCGGGGCCAGCCCGCAGACCACGGCCACGCCCCCGGCCATGAACTCCGCGAAGTAGTCGCCCACGCTGTCCTGCACCCACAGTTCCGGGGGGGCCATGCGTGGGTTCTGCTTGGTCATGGTCATGCCGCGCGAGCCGATGTGCCCGGCGATGAAGACCTTGCCCTGGGCCATGGCGTTGCAGGTGCCGTTGGAGGCGTTGCCCATGACCACGATCTCGGCCCCGGCGCACAGCCAGCCGGTGTCGTCCGAGGCCGGGCCGTCGGTGATGATGGTCGTGCCGGGAAAGCCCATGGACCCCAGGCGCTGGCCCGGGGAGCCCGTGACGCGCACGGTGATGGGCGTCTGCCTGCTCTGGCGGAGCCTGCCGCCGATGCCGTGCTGCCCGCAGGCCTGCACGGTCAGCTGTGTGGCGCCGTCGGCCACGGCGCGCTGCACGCGCTCCTCCAGGATGCGCGATTCGATGCGCTGGCCGTCTTCCTGTCCGCTTATGGTCGCGTTGTTGCTGTCTGCCATGTGATGTTCTCCGGTCCTGAACGGGTGTGCGCTAGACGCAGTAGCGGATGCTCAGGCGATCCGCCGCATCCTTGTCGCCGATGCCCAGGGCGTCGGACATGCCGATGGGCAGGGAGGTGGAACGGCCAAGCGGCGCGAGGATCTTCTTCATCTCGCTGTCGAAGGCCAGGTACACGTCCACCACGCGCTCGGCGACCTTTTCGGGGTCCAGCCGACGGTACAGGCGCGGGTCCTGCGAGGTGATGCCCTTGGGGCAGACGCCGATGTTGCACACGTTGCAGCGGTCGCCCTCGCTGCCCACGCAGCCCGCCGCGGCCTGCATCATGTACTTGCCGATCTGCACGGCAGAGGCGCCGAGCATGATCAGCGCGGCGGCGTTGGCGGCCAGGTTGCCGTTCTTGCCGATGCCGCCGCCCGCGATGAGCGGCAGCTCGTTCTGCGCGCCGATGCGGCACAGGTTCAGGTAGCAGTCGCGCAGGTTGGAGGCGATGGGGTGGCCCATGTGGTCCATGGACACGTTGTAGGCCGCGCCCGTGCCGCCGTCCTCGCCGTCGATGGCCAGCCCGGCGGCGTAGGTGTTGCGCGCCAGGTTGTTGAGCACCGCCAGCGAGGTCGTGGTGGCGCTGATCTTGGGGTAGACCGGCACCCGGAAGCCCCAGGCCATGGACATGGACTGGATCATCTTGGCCACGGCCTCCTCGATGGAGTACTTGGTCTGGTGGGTGGGCGGCGAGGGCAGGCTGACGCCCACGGGCACGCCGCGGATGGCGGCGATGAGCTTGTTGACCTTGTGCCACATGAGCAGGCCGCCGTCGCCGGGCTTGGCGCCCTGGCCGTACTTGATCTCCACGGCGCAGGGGTCTTCCTTCATCTCCGGCAGGGCGTGGATGATCTCGTCCCAGCCGAAGTAGCCCGAGGCGATCTGCAAGATGACGTATTTGAGGAAGCGCGAGCGGAGCAGGCGCGGCGGGCAGCCACCCTCGCCGGTACACATGCGCACCGGCATGTGCAGCTCCTCGTTCAGGTAGGCCACGCCCATCTGCAGGCCTTCCCACATGTTGGGCGAGAGCGCGCCGAAGCTCATGCCGCCGATGAGCAGCGGATAGATCTTGCGCACCGGGGGCATCCAGCCCTGCTCG includes the following:
- a CDS encoding FAD-dependent oxidoreductase, with the protein product MADSNNATISGQEDGQRIESRILEERVQRAVADGATQLTVQACGQHGIGGRLRQSRQTPITVRVTGSPGQRLGSMGFPGTTIITDGPASDDTGWLCAGAEIVVMGNASNGTCNAMAQGKVFIAGHIGSRGMTMTKQNPRMAPPELWVQDSVGDYFAEFMAGGVAVVCGLAPRDPENVLGYRPCVGMVGGRIYFRGPHKGFSTADAKLVEIDDAAWAWLEAGLADFLARIGRSEALATLAVREQWQCLTARSPHEKLSKKRKTMKEFRAQVWDAELGRGGLIGDLTSLDRSPIPVITTGDLRRHVPVWENRKYAPPCQSSCPSGIPVRERWGLIRAGKLDEAVDLALRYTPFPATVCGHLCPNLCMSGCTRQTQLMAPVDAKALGRAGLRARDPELPPLSGARVAVVGGGPAGISVAWQLRLLGHEATVYDRAEQLGGKISAQIPAGRIPQDVLDAELARARRVLAHTSLGRDLTREDFEKLLAENDFVVLATGSQKPRIIPVPGKERLVPAGEFLRTAKAGTAKVGKRLVVIGAGNVGCDVASEAGRLGATEITLIDVQQPASFGKEREEAEKYGATFRWPCFTKEITAEGVVLSTGELLPADTVVISIGDMPDLDFLPESIATERGYVTVNEAFQTTNARVFAIGDVVRLGLLTQAIGDGRRAAVAIDSILSGARPLGETATMNEDLRARLEYVDAEGRLSETIDTSRVTLAYFDPRKASFDGVDDCAAQCSSCGSCRDCGLCVTVCPQGAIARREAGEDFEMVCDATRCIGCGFCADACPCGIWNLVRNTPLE
- a CDS encoding glutamate synthase-related protein, giving the protein MPSNAAIAPGTLSHVDLPWQIDWTKDKCTLCGQCVAVCPVRAIELGVFRKREIKAAFGLTTTSENQYSVHYGIRQKTDPAFACIGCGMCDMVCPGDAITPRRSDEQPKLKMHANKGGAPRTRGGRRNDKGSLLDQIKFVRISMLTDPALDAGRHEFDLTTMIGRILPPEKALATFREQGWMPPVRKIYPLLIGGMSFGALSPNMWEGLQMGVAYLNEELHMPVRMCTGEGGCPPRLLRSRFLKYVILQIASGYFGWDEIIHALPEMKEDPCAVEIKYGQGAKPGDGGLLMWHKVNKLIAAIRGVPVGVSLPSPPTHQTKYSIEEAVAKMIQSMSMAWGFRVPVYPKISATTTSLAVLNNLARNTYAAGLAIDGEDGGTGAAYNVSMDHMGHPIASNLRDCYLNLCRIGAQNELPLIAGGGIGKNGNLAANAAALIMLGASAVQIGKYMMQAAAGCVGSEGDRCNVCNIGVCPKGITSQDPRLYRRLDPEKVAERVVDVYLAFDSEMKKILAPLGRSTSLPIGMSDALGIGDKDAADRLSIRYCV